The following is a genomic window from Macadamia integrifolia cultivar HAES 741 unplaced genomic scaffold, SCU_Mint_v3 scaffold_238A, whole genome shotgun sequence.
agcaaaagaaaaacaaagataaataagaaaaaacctCAGGTAACAGAAAGCTTCTTTCATTTAGTTGTGGAATGTGTGTGGGTGCATGTGTGCATACCTGCTTGTGCTTGCACATGTGTGTGATTTTTTATTGTccgagcaaacaccaagaaatatgaaaataaactgATAATAAATTTAAACTTGTAcaacagagatttaacgaggttcgcACACCAGTGTAATGTGCTATGTCATCggcaaagaagaaaatgtttcactatgtagaaaaaagattacacccaagcaaggGGTGACAAAAGTGACAGTATAATATATACTTCAATtagtgggtcgacccatcgggttgcTATCAATTCTATTGACCTATCAACCCAATCCCTTTGCTTTCATTATAGAtttcagaaaactttccattcagATCACTACCAAAATATATGACAccggatcaatcttcaaaatggatcaagaattcaagacaaacttaacatttatttatatttagagTGAGTGTGCGTTTGTGTTACCATGCGCATGTCATTAAAAAGGAAGGGGTGGATAAAACCTGAAAAACCCAATAATCTTTAAAGGATCCTATGAGATACAGATTAGATCAGCTTACCTTGATGCCTTTGGTTCCCTTTAAACTCTTGGCCCACTTGTTTCCTTCAGGGTCATCATCTCTCTTCTTAATAGACGCTTTACGCAACCAGAAGATAAGGACAACTCCAACAACAAACAAAGTAACAGCCACCCCAGCAATTACCGATCCAACAATTACTGCACCATGAGATTTACTCTGAACCGCCTTGCAAGGATCCAAAGGTTTCCCACAGAGCCCTAGATTGTTTGCATAGCTATCTGCGGCAATTGTAGAATTGACAAAGCTGGGAACTTGTCCGGACAACAGATTATTTGCAACACTAAATGTCTTTATCCGATTGAGCAGGCCAAGTTGCAGAGGGATCTGACCAGTGAATCGGTTGTTGTCAAGTTTGAGGATATTCAGATAGGTACAGTTTGCCAGACTCAGTGGAATCTCACCATTGAAGCCATTCAAAGAGAGATCAAGACTTGTCACATATGGAAGCCTTTTGGAGATATCCGATGGGATGGATCCAGTGAGATTGTTGCTAGAAAGATCTAAACCTGTCAAGCTAGTGCAATTCTCAATACCACGAGGGAACTGGCCCTTCAGCCCCATGTCTGAGAGCCTGATGTTTAAGACCCTATTCTCGTCGGGGTGCCAGCACTCGATGCCGGTAAATTTGCAGATGAACCCCTCTGTATTATTGTTAAAAAGCCATGACGAGTTTAGGTAGTTGAAAGGATCTTCCACCGACTCTTTTAGGGTCCTCAAGCAATAAATATCAGTAACGGTACCATAGCTTGTACTAAAACTCAACAAGAAGCAAAAAGAAACACCAAAGAGAACAGCCAGATCCATAAAAATACCGAACACTGAAAATTAGCTTCCCTTGAACTCAAGAGAAGAAACGGAGCTTCACCCTAAACCTAAAAGCTTTGGGTCTTTGAAACCGCAAGGAAACGGAGCTCTTGGTCACGAAGACTTTCTGGACTCTCTCTTTCCAACCACCCGAAGACCCCAAAATCCATCAAGGCAAGTCTTGTTAGGAAATTCAAAGCTAGCGATTGGACTGGTTTTTGCTTTTAATGAGAGACGAAGATCCGGGTCAATCACGAAATGCCATTTTCTTGCTACTCAAGATTGTTTATTTGCTTTCACACTCTCTTCTACCTGGCTGAGACCTGAGTATGGACCGTATGGGACGATAAAATGGGACCAAACCTGAAGCCGTGCTCAACACTCAGAAACGAGTCAAGACGAAGGACGTTTTGACCAAGCGACCACCACCTCCAGGGCCTCCCCCTAGTCCGACCCTTTTAATACTATATatatactatttgtatttagtcctaagggtatgtgatatgtacaattgagatagtaataattgttatatgaacattcatctttttcatacatagtttaattgatttgaacttactaaacttgggttatttttagtagaaaatttgggttatgtaggcatagtttaattgatttgagtttcatgggttaaagatcgagtaTTTTAGTAATTTAATTACTTTGCGCATCTTTGacttaattcattttaactattggatctttttctttgctatgcccatctttgcctcattttttgGTTTTCCTCTTCAAACACATTTAATAGAACAATTTTAAAATGGACCCATTTAAATCCCGTTTAAATTTTAATAAGTTTATAGctcggttaaggcccgattaatgTCCGTTTATGGTAGTCCTATTTTAGCCCGAGACCGACTGACCCGATTATTAACCATACCATGTCCCCTAAAActaggcccgtttacttaaactggcgttcacggtgcaaggcttccaagtggtcaagcccgattaggcccgaccggttgacacccctagttttaaGTATTAATGCCGTATCAGATATATCGATCATACCATATCGAAATCGGCTGAAATCAATAACCAAATCCTAATCGATCTAGattccccaaaccctaattgaTTCAGATCGGTTATCCAAATCATTTCAGAGGTAGAacaggaaaaaatatatatatactttaaCTAAAAAGCAAAAGGCAAAAGTGTGTATCGATCCTCTCTGATACCAATACAGATCAATAGAGTCCAATCCGATACCAAGAACTAAACCATGTTGGTGGCGGAAGAATTTCTAGACCCtagggctatgtttggtagccaagaaaagaaaagaaaaaagaatctagaaaagaaatgaaatgaaagaaaacaaaaaaaatatataaaaaaaatatgtatgtttggttaccattaaaagagaagagaagaacaataccaattttttaatattttaaactCATTTTTTTAAAAGTACTTTTTACTAATTTACACCTGAACCAGTACAAAtaatcaatccaaatcaatcaGAGATCAAGGATAGATCTCAACCAATATTGATCCAATCCAATACAACTGATACGAGAcagatacttgaaaccatgcctaAAGTCGATACTTTACCCAAACCTATCTTACggtttgaaattaaaaaaaaaaaaatcaaatgcttTAAACAAAAGTTTATTTCTGTCAACAATGCAACTTAAATTAGAACACTTCTTTTCATATTGGAGTAAAAACAAGTAAAATTAATAAttgtaaaaaaataacaaatcttTTAGAAAAGTTCTAACAAAGAGTTTGGATATGCACTTTAGCCAACAATGTAAAGaattattttccatttcttctacctttttgagttgttatatatatatatatatatatatattctatattcaatttttctaataatttttACAATTATCAACTATATTGTTATTACAACAACTAAAAAGAGCTaatcaaacaaagaaaaatcccaattaGGGGATCATCCTCTCCTCGACGACAAATTTACAGTGATAATTTTTCCACTCATTTTTTTTGAACACtgtttctttcctttccatctCACAAAccttaagagaaagaaaattttctttcaaggTTTTTGAAatgatagagaaagagagatgattatcgaaaagagaggaaaattatGATTGcgaaaaataccattttagtTTAGAGTTGGAGATTTCTAGCAAACTGAAAAAATTACCAAGTGCTTACAAACAAACAACATAGTGATGGAATTTATAACGTCATAATTCCTAAATCATAATAAGAATCTTGCCAATACACTATGAATCATTTCAATACAAGAGGGGGAAAGAACATACCGATCACCTTCGATGGCATGTTGTTTCCAACAGAGCTTGATGTAGCCATTGATGCCATCCTTGCACGAATGAgcaatcttctttcttcttcaatggagGTAGGTTTCTCCCCTTAGTTTTTTCTCAATGCACTTCTCTGATGGATGAGATTAGTACGTAACCATACAAGGGAGGGACCTAGTCTCTTTTAATAATACAATGCTCATCTCCCATTAAGGTAGGCCAATCAATTAGAGAGCAAGTCTTCCCTATTTACAATCAAACTAATATGGTGGGTAtccttaatagaatccaagatatttgcaatcaaatcaaatattggatTTCCATAATAGAACACAATCATTGGTCAATTGAGACAAATAAGGGAAATAAATCTTACACAGAGTTGTAAACAAGCAACCCCAACTAAATCATACTCAAGATTTGAAACCTTGAGATGCCTTCTCTGAAACACGAGCCAATCCTTGCTGAATCCGAAAGGATTTATATCTCATTGTTTCAAAGAGTCTTACACACAAATGCAAGAAGTAAACAGggaaaaaatagtttaaaacaAAG
Proteins encoded in this region:
- the LOC122071486 gene encoding probably inactive leucine-rich repeat receptor-like protein kinase At5g48380, producing the protein MGLKGQFPRGIENCTSLTGLDLSSNNLTGSIPSDISKRLPYVTSLDLSLNGFNGEIPLSLANCTYLNILKLDNNRFTGQIPLQLGLLNRIKTFSVANNLLSGQVPSFVNSTIAADSYANNLGLCGKPLDPCKAVQSKSHGAVIVGSVIAGVAVTLFVVGVVLIFWLRKASIKKRDDDPEGNKWAKSLKGTKGIK